From the genome of Erythrobacter litoralis, one region includes:
- the ccmA gene encoding heme ABC exporter ATP-binding protein CcmA, whose amino-acid sequence MEGSETAVPGPRLAAEGLACRRGERLLLRKLSFALDTGEALHLTGANGTGKTTLIRTLAGLARPYAGEVEAVGGIGLVDERPALDPDLPLGRALGFWERVDGVADAGSIHARLGLERLLDVPVRYLSTGQRKRAALAALMGRRVPIWLLDEPLSGLDAGAIATVTQLVGEHLAHGGIALVASHQTLAVPGLRSLAIEDYAPREEPA is encoded by the coding sequence ATGGAAGGTTCTGAAACAGCTGTTCCCGGCCCCCGCCTCGCTGCCGAGGGGCTTGCCTGCCGCCGCGGCGAACGGCTGCTGCTGCGAAAGCTGTCCTTCGCGCTCGATACGGGCGAGGCGCTGCACCTGACGGGAGCGAACGGGACCGGCAAGACGACGCTGATCCGCACGCTGGCCGGGCTTGCGCGGCCCTATGCGGGCGAGGTCGAGGCGGTGGGCGGCATCGGCCTCGTCGACGAACGGCCCGCGCTCGATCCCGACCTGCCGCTGGGCCGCGCGCTCGGTTTCTGGGAGCGGGTCGACGGTGTTGCCGATGCCGGCTCGATCCATGCGCGGCTGGGGCTCGAACGGCTGCTCGACGTGCCGGTGCGCTACCTTTCCACAGGGCAGAGGAAGCGCGCTGCGCTCGCAGCGCTGATGGGGCGGCGGGTGCCGATCTGGCTGCTCGACGAACCGCTGTCGGGGCTTGATGCGGGCGCCATCGCAACCGTCACGCAACTTGTCGGCGAACATTTAGCGCACGGAGGCATCGCGCTCGTCGCCTCGCACCAAACGCTTGCCGTGCCGGGTCTGAGAAGCCTTGCGATCGAGGATTACGCGCCCCGGGAAGAGCCCGCGTGA
- the map gene encoding type I methionyl aminopeptidase, which translates to MTEYQLVENNDTVYRDGTIKLHTEEGFEGMRKAGRLAATILDECAEWVQPGVTTESIDAKIREMMLDAGAVPATLGYRGYTHSSCISINHVICHGIPGDKVLKEGDILNIDVTPLLDGWHGDTSRMFYAGEPPIKAKRLVDVTYECLMLGIEAASKPGARLGDIGAAIEAHAKQFRYGVVREFCGHGLGRLFHDAPEVVHAGKAGTGPELKPGMFFTIEPMINLGKPWAKVLGDGWTAVTRDKSLSAQFEHSLAITEDGVEIFTKSPTGRDRPPYS; encoded by the coding sequence ATGACCGAATACCAGCTCGTCGAAAACAACGACACCGTCTACCGCGACGGTACGATCAAGCTACACACCGAAGAAGGCTTCGAGGGGATGCGAAAGGCCGGAAGGCTAGCCGCGACCATCCTCGACGAATGCGCCGAGTGGGTGCAGCCGGGCGTGACCACGGAAAGCATCGACGCGAAAATCCGCGAGATGATGCTCGATGCGGGCGCTGTTCCGGCAACGCTCGGCTATCGTGGCTACACTCATTCCTCGTGCATCTCGATCAATCACGTGATCTGCCACGGCATCCCGGGCGACAAGGTGCTTAAAGAGGGCGACATCCTCAACATCGACGTGACGCCGCTGTTGGACGGCTGGCACGGCGACACGAGCCGGATGTTCTACGCGGGCGAGCCGCCGATCAAGGCGAAGCGGCTGGTCGACGTCACCTATGAATGCCTGATGCTGGGGATCGAGGCGGCGTCGAAGCCCGGCGCGCGGCTGGGCGATATCGGCGCCGCGATCGAGGCGCATGCGAAGCAGTTCCGCTACGGCGTGGTGCGCGAATTCTGCGGGCACGGGCTTGGCCGCCTGTTCCACGACGCGCCCGAGGTCGTCCATGCGGGGAAGGCGGGCACGGGGCCGGAGCTGAAGCCCGGCATGTTCTTCACGATCGAGCCGATGATCAATCTCGGCAAGCCCTGGGCGAAGGTGCTGGGCGACGGCTGGACGGCGGTGACGCGCGACAAGTCGCTTTCGGCGCAGTTCGAGCACAGCCTCGCGATCACCGAGGACGGGGTGGAGATCTTCACCAAGAGCCCGACGGGGCGGGACAGGCCGCCTTATTCCTGA
- the argC gene encoding N-acetyl-gamma-glutamyl-phosphate reductase has product MTHRVFIDGAAGTTGLEIRDRLTGREEFDLIVLADAERKDTGKRREALHEADIAILCLPDEAAKESAKLAEGSDTRIIDASSAHRVAEGWTYGFPEIIGHERIANARLISNPGCYPTGFLALIAPLVKAGLLPADWPYTVNAVSGYSGGGNALIERFEAERDIAFRAYGLGLGHKHLAEMQAYARLSFPPAFSPSVIPAHRGMVVDVPIPAPLLEERNSAPMLESELASVYADSSLITVLQYPDQPSEILLRRDAEPWDGMELAVYGGGPESGQARLLARLDNLGKGASGAAIQNLNIMCGLPETAGLRL; this is encoded by the coding sequence TTGACCCACCGGGTCTTCATCGACGGGGCGGCAGGCACGACCGGCCTCGAGATCCGCGACAGGCTCACGGGCCGCGAGGAATTCGACCTCATCGTGCTCGCTGATGCGGAGCGCAAGGATACGGGCAAGCGGCGCGAGGCGCTGCACGAAGCCGACATCGCGATCCTTTGCCTGCCTGACGAGGCCGCCAAAGAGTCGGCAAAGCTCGCCGAAGGCTCCGACACGAGGATAATCGACGCCTCGAGCGCGCACCGCGTGGCGGAGGGGTGGACCTATGGCTTTCCCGAAATCATCGGGCACGAAAGGATCGCGAACGCGCGGTTGATCAGCAATCCGGGGTGCTATCCCACGGGCTTCCTTGCGCTGATCGCGCCCCTTGTGAAGGCGGGCCTGCTGCCGGCCGACTGGCCTTACACGGTCAACGCGGTGAGCGGGTATTCGGGCGGGGGCAACGCGCTTATCGAGCGGTTCGAAGCCGAGCGCGACATCGCCTTTCGCGCCTATGGGCTTGGACTGGGGCACAAGCACCTTGCGGAAATGCAGGCCTATGCCCGCCTTTCGTTCCCACCGGCATTCTCGCCCAGCGTGATTCCGGCGCACCGGGGAATGGTGGTCGACGTGCCGATCCCGGCCCCGCTGCTGGAAGAACGGAATTCGGCACCGATGCTCGAGAGCGAATTGGCGAGCGTCTATGCGGACAGCTCCCTCATCACCGTGCTGCAATATCCCGACCAGCCGTCCGAGATCCTGTTGCGCCGCGATGCCGAACCTTGGGACGGCATGGAACTGGCGGTGTATGGCGGCGGTCCCGAAAGCGGGCAGGCCCGCCTTCTTGCCCGTCTCGACAATCTCGGCAAGGGCGCGTCAGGCGCGGCGATCCAGAACCTCAACATTATGTGCGGCCTTCCCGAAACCGCAGGATTGCGCCTGTGA
- a CDS encoding alpha/beta hydrolase family protein, with translation MPAADSFPIIPRDALFGNPTRAQGKISPDAKWLSWLAPHEGVLNIWLAPAHDPDKARVMTKATARPIRQHFWPGDAKSLLYVQDKDGDENFLLYRIDLETGEQTTLTPFENTRVQVVGASETIKDRILVGLNNRDPQFHDVYLLDLNTGALTLFYENNSFAGFMADDTLTLRMAMRQNEAGGTDYFRVTEGEVEDEPFETTAMEDSLTTGPAGYTTDGSLLYWLDSRGRNTAALYAQDTATGDRTLIAEDDKADIGGTIRHQQTGEVQAYSVDYLTTQWTAIDPAIGAALDWLGGRLEGDFGISSRTDDDRTWIVWNDPLTAPSATYIFDRDAETLTAFYVSRPELEGSPLQPMHPLEIASRDGLTLPSYLTLPPGSDDDGDGRPENPVPMVLLVHGGPWARDSYGFNAAHQMLANRGYALLSVNFRGSTGFGKDFINASNKQWGLKMHDDLIDAVEWAIEEGIAARDKVAIMGGSYGGYATLAGLAFTPDVFACGVDIVGPSNLETLLSTIPPYWAPMVKIFHERMGNPDTEEGLALLKAASPLYKADRITKPLLIAQGANDPRVKQAESDQIVGAMKEAGIPVTYVLYPDEGHGFARPENSIAFFALAENFLAQCLGGRAEPLGDVLKPSTAEIVEGEGYVKGLAGVPG, from the coding sequence ATGCCTGCTGCCGATAGTTTTCCGATCATCCCGCGCGATGCGCTGTTCGGCAACCCCACCCGCGCGCAGGGCAAGATCAGCCCCGACGCGAAGTGGCTCTCCTGGCTTGCCCCTCACGAAGGCGTGCTCAACATCTGGCTCGCCCCGGCGCACGATCCGGACAAGGCGCGGGTGATGACGAAAGCGACCGCGCGCCCGATCCGCCAGCATTTCTGGCCGGGCGATGCAAAGAGCCTGCTTTATGTCCAGGACAAGGACGGGGACGAGAATTTCCTGCTCTACCGGATCGACCTCGAAACCGGCGAGCAGACGACGCTGACCCCGTTCGAGAACACGCGCGTCCAGGTCGTCGGCGCATCGGAGACGATCAAGGACCGGATCCTTGTGGGGCTCAACAACCGCGATCCGCAGTTCCACGACGTATACCTGCTCGATCTCAACACGGGCGCGCTCACGCTGTTCTACGAGAACAATTCCTTCGCCGGCTTCATGGCCGACGACACGCTTACGCTGCGCATGGCGATGCGCCAGAACGAGGCAGGCGGGACCGACTATTTCCGGGTGACGGAAGGCGAAGTCGAGGACGAGCCATTCGAGACGACCGCGATGGAGGATTCGCTCACCACCGGGCCTGCCGGCTACACCACCGACGGGTCGCTGCTCTACTGGCTCGACAGCCGCGGGCGCAACACCGCTGCGCTCTATGCGCAGGACACGGCGACGGGCGATCGCACGCTCATCGCCGAAGACGACAAGGCCGATATCGGCGGCACGATCCGCCACCAGCAGACCGGCGAGGTGCAGGCCTATTCGGTCGATTACCTCACGACCCAGTGGACCGCGATCGATCCCGCGATCGGCGCGGCGCTCGACTGGCTGGGCGGAAGGCTCGAAGGCGATTTCGGAATTTCCAGCCGCACCGACGACGACCGGACATGGATCGTTTGGAACGACCCGCTGACCGCGCCGAGCGCGACCTACATCTTCGACCGCGATGCAGAAACGCTGACGGCGTTCTACGTCTCGCGCCCCGAACTGGAAGGCTCGCCGCTGCAGCCGATGCATCCGCTCGAGATCGCCAGCCGGGACGGACTTACCCTGCCCTCCTATCTCACGCTCCCGCCAGGCAGCGATGACGATGGCGACGGCCGTCCGGAAAACCCGGTGCCGATGGTGCTGCTGGTTCATGGCGGACCCTGGGCGCGCGACAGCTACGGCTTCAACGCGGCACACCAGATGCTCGCCAATCGCGGCTACGCGCTGCTTTCGGTCAATTTCCGCGGCTCGACCGGCTTCGGCAAGGACTTTATCAACGCCAGCAACAAGCAATGGGGTCTGAAAATGCACGACGACCTCATCGATGCGGTCGAATGGGCCATCGAAGAGGGCATCGCCGCCAGGGACAAGGTCGCGATAATGGGCGGCTCCTATGGCGGCTATGCGACTCTGGCGGGCCTCGCCTTCACGCCCGACGTGTTCGCCTGCGGGGTCGATATCGTCGGGCCTTCAAACCTCGAAACGCTGCTTTCGACCATCCCGCCCTACTGGGCGCCGATGGTGAAGATCTTCCACGAGCGCATGGGCAATCCCGATACCGAGGAGGGCCTTGCCCTGCTCAAGGCGGCGAGCCCGCTCTACAAGGCCGACCGGATCACCAAGCCGCTGCTGATCGCGCAAGGGGCGAACGATCCGCGCGTCAAGCAGGCCGAAAGCGACCAGATCGTCGGCGCGATGAAGGAGGCGGGCATTCCCGTCACCTATGTCCTCTATCCCGACGAGGGGCATGGCTTTGCCCGGCCGGAGAACTCGATCGCCTTCTTTGCGCTTGCCGAGAATTTCCTCGCCCAATGCCTCGGCGGACGGGCCGAGCCGCTGGGCGATGTGCTCAAGCCTTCGACCGCCGAGATCGTCGAGGGCGAGGGGTACGTGAAAGGCCTTGCGGGCGTGCCTGGCTGA
- a CDS encoding SDR family oxidoreductase, protein MGQQRRSIFISGGASGIGRAIARHFGERDWFVGIGDVNQQGMEDTLGLIPGGFKYAHKLDVRDRAAWDEALNAFRTAAGGRIDVVVNNAGIGTGGPLAELDTDEIERCLDINLKGVLFGAQAAHPHLLDTAPGSALVNIASAAGIAGGTGMSVYSATKFAVRGIAESLDAEWAPDGIKVCSICPSFIETPLLDGTGNRRSNEMVRDRVKAAGLEITPVEEVAEAVWNAVHGEELHYLVGKTARRLNFAKRWFPNKVRKQNRAGAALLGR, encoded by the coding sequence ATGGGACAACAGCGCCGGAGCATCTTCATCAGCGGCGGGGCGTCGGGCATCGGCCGGGCGATCGCTCGCCATTTCGGAGAGCGGGACTGGTTCGTCGGCATCGGCGACGTCAATCAGCAGGGAATGGAAGACACGCTCGGCCTGATCCCCGGCGGGTTCAAATACGCCCACAAGCTCGACGTGCGCGACCGGGCCGCGTGGGACGAGGCGCTCAACGCCTTTCGCACCGCCGCCGGGGGCCGGATCGACGTCGTGGTCAACAATGCCGGCATCGGCACGGGCGGGCCGCTCGCCGAACTCGACACGGACGAGATCGAACGCTGCCTCGACATCAACCTGAAGGGCGTGCTGTTCGGCGCGCAGGCGGCCCATCCGCACCTGCTCGACACCGCACCCGGTTCGGCGCTGGTCAATATCGCGAGCGCGGCCGGCATTGCAGGCGGGACCGGCATGAGCGTCTATTCCGCGACCAAGTTTGCGGTCCGCGGAATCGCCGAAAGCCTCGATGCCGAATGGGCACCCGATGGCATCAAGGTCTGCTCGATCTGCCCGAGCTTCATCGAGACGCCGCTGTTGGACGGAACCGGCAATCGCCGCTCGAACGAGATGGTGCGCGACCGGGTGAAGGCGGCCGGGCTCGAGATCACGCCGGTCGAGGAAGTCGCCGAAGCGGTCTGGAACGCGGTCCACGGCGAGGAATTACACTACCTCGTCGGCAAGACCGCCCGCCGGCTCAATTTCGCCAAGCGCTGGTTTCCGAACAAGGTCCGCAAGCAGAACCGCGCGGGCGCGGCGCTGCTCGGCAGATAG
- a CDS encoding leucyl aminopeptidase family protein: MTDTKDLIQPDRGQDATAIHLVNKDGFEDFAKTLSAGQRASLAAQKFDGSGYQVGIVPDGDGFFAVGGVANPESLSSWCLAALAEALPGGTYRLAGERQAGVAMFGWMTAQYRFTRYRAEDKPAGPRVLLTGEIARMEALRAEAEAEMKVRDLVNTPAEDMGPAALEAECEKLAKAHGAQLKVTRGDTLEQEYPMVHAVGRAAARHHAPRIMHLTWGDEGDPVLAIVGKGVCFDSGGLDIKPGSGMRLMKKDMGGAAHAIALAGLVMGAQLKVRLHLLVPAVENAISGSAFRPGDVLASRKGLTVEIHNTDAEGRLILGDALTRASEEEPDLIVDFATLTGAARVAVGPDFAAMMARRDDTAEAFLAAGKENDDAPWRLPLPDSYREWLSSDIADLANAHQNAFAGASVAGLFLDRFVAEGLDWVHFDTFAWRPSAKPGRAKGGGACGLRASWHALRKRYGG, encoded by the coding sequence ATGACCGATACAAAGGACCTGATCCAGCCCGATCGCGGCCAGGATGCCACCGCCATCCACCTCGTCAACAAGGACGGCTTCGAGGACTTCGCCAAGACCCTCTCCGCCGGGCAGCGTGCCAGCCTCGCCGCGCAGAAATTCGATGGCAGCGGCTACCAGGTCGGGATCGTGCCCGATGGTGACGGTTTCTTCGCCGTCGGCGGGGTTGCGAACCCGGAAAGCCTTTCGAGCTGGTGCCTCGCCGCGCTTGCCGAGGCGCTGCCCGGCGGGACCTATCGCCTCGCGGGGGAGCGCCAGGCGGGCGTTGCCATGTTCGGCTGGATGACCGCGCAATACCGCTTCACCCGCTACCGTGCCGAGGACAAGCCGGCGGGGCCGCGCGTGCTGCTTACCGGAGAAATCGCCCGGATGGAGGCGTTGCGGGCCGAGGCGGAGGCCGAGATGAAGGTCCGCGACCTGGTCAACACGCCGGCCGAGGACATGGGACCGGCTGCGCTCGAAGCGGAATGCGAGAAGCTGGCGAAGGCGCATGGAGCACAGCTCAAGGTGACGCGCGGCGATACGCTGGAACAGGAATACCCGATGGTCCACGCGGTCGGCCGGGCCGCCGCGCGCCATCACGCGCCGCGGATCATGCATTTGACTTGGGGAGACGAAGGGGACCCCGTTCTTGCGATCGTCGGCAAGGGCGTGTGCTTCGATTCGGGCGGGCTCGACATCAAGCCGGGATCGGGCATGCGATTGATGAAGAAGGACATGGGCGGCGCGGCGCACGCAATCGCGCTTGCAGGGCTGGTCATGGGCGCGCAATTGAAGGTGCGGCTGCACCTGCTTGTCCCCGCGGTCGAGAACGCGATTTCCGGCTCGGCCTTCCGTCCCGGCGACGTGCTGGCGAGCCGCAAGGGGCTGACGGTGGAGATTCACAACACCGATGCCGAAGGTCGCCTGATCCTGGGCGACGCGCTCACCCGGGCAAGCGAGGAGGAACCTGACCTTATCGTCGATTTCGCCACCCTGACGGGCGCGGCGCGGGTCGCGGTCGGCCCCGATTTCGCCGCCATGATGGCGCGCCGCGACGACACGGCCGAGGCCTTTCTTGCCGCTGGCAAGGAAAACGACGACGCGCCATGGCGCCTGCCGCTTCCCGATTCCTACCGGGAATGGCTGTCGAGTGATATCGCGGACCTTGCAAACGCGCACCAGAACGCCTTTGCCGGCGCGAGCGTAGCGGGCCTCTTTCTCGACCGCTTTGTCGCAGAGGGCCTCGACTGGGTGCATTTCGACACGTTCGCCTGGCGCCCATCGGCAAAACCCGGACGGGCCAAGGGCGGCGGCGCCTGTGGTCTGCGCGCAAGCTGGCACGCGCTGCGCAAACGCTACGGCGGGTGA
- a CDS encoding heme exporter protein CcmB codes for MIGTLLRRDLAKFFPFAGGGAALPLVFFVAVAMLYPFAVGPDAALLARTGGGVVWIAALLAAILPLDRLVADDIELGTFDQLRLRGVSEEAMMAVRLLAHWLSFGPPLVLATFPAAALLALDGPTLHLLLLGLLAGTPGLAAIGLIIAALTASLRSGAALSGLLLVPLALPVLIFGAGALARQDPASLGFVGAASLLLVAIAPFAAGAAIRAAREN; via the coding sequence GTGATCGGAACGCTGCTGCGCCGCGACCTTGCGAAATTCTTCCCCTTCGCAGGCGGAGGCGCCGCGCTCCCGCTCGTCTTCTTCGTCGCGGTGGCGATGCTTTATCCCTTCGCGGTCGGGCCGGACGCTGCCCTGCTCGCCCGCACCGGCGGGGGCGTGGTGTGGATCGCCGCCCTGCTCGCCGCGATCCTGCCGCTGGACCGGCTGGTGGCCGACGACATCGAACTGGGCACCTTCGACCAACTGCGGCTGCGAGGCGTTTCGGAAGAGGCCATGATGGCGGTGCGGCTGCTTGCGCACTGGCTCAGCTTCGGCCCGCCGCTGGTGCTCGCGACCTTCCCCGCCGCCGCGCTGCTGGCGCTGGACGGGCCGACATTGCACCTGCTGCTGCTGGGCCTTCTCGCAGGCACGCCGGGCCTTGCGGCAATCGGCCTCATCATCGCGGCGCTCACCGCCAGCCTGCGTTCTGGCGCGGCGCTTTCAGGCCTTTTGCTCGTCCCGCTTGCCCTGCCCGTGCTCATTTTCGGTGCAGGCGCGCTCGCCCGTCAGGACCCGGCGAGCCTCGGCTTCGTTGGTGCGGCAAGCCTGCTGCTGGTCGCGATCGCGCCCTTCGCAGCGGGAGCTGCCATTCGCGCCGCGAGGGAGAACTGA
- a CDS encoding DUF4163 domain-containing protein has protein sequence MRSVWLAGACLALIGCSSPEEMGEALGAEGTDAGLTVSSTDDPRPVNFEDHDERGGGTRDFLYAWPAEVSAIPALAELLAQRRDAALAEQKADWDEALAEFAGEDCASCKARGFSKGWDVAADTPRFLSLKGEMSLYTGGAHPNSAFDALVWDREAGVGLDPVDLFTSPDALYRAVRAPYCDALLSQQKERRGEYFTPPEDPLAQCPGLDDLVLVPASNGGEAIDELYLLAAPYVAGAYAEGPYKVQVPVTDAVIAAVKEEYRGAFAAP, from the coding sequence ATGCGGTCTGTGTGGCTTGCCGGGGCGTGTCTTGCGCTGATCGGATGTTCGTCGCCCGAGGAGATGGGCGAGGCTCTGGGTGCCGAGGGGACCGATGCCGGTCTCACCGTCTCCAGCACGGACGACCCGCGGCCCGTCAATTTCGAGGATCATGACGAACGCGGCGGCGGCACGCGCGATTTCCTCTATGCCTGGCCCGCCGAGGTCTCGGCGATCCCGGCGCTCGCCGAGCTGCTGGCGCAGCGGCGCGACGCGGCGCTGGCGGAACAGAAGGCCGACTGGGACGAAGCGCTCGCCGAATTCGCGGGCGAGGACTGCGCCTCGTGCAAGGCGCGCGGTTTCTCCAAGGGCTGGGACGTTGCCGCCGACACGCCGCGTTTCCTCTCGCTCAAGGGCGAGATGAGCCTATATACCGGCGGAGCGCATCCCAATTCCGCTTTCGACGCGCTGGTCTGGGACCGCGAGGCGGGCGTGGGCCTCGATCCGGTGGATCTGTTCACCTCGCCCGATGCGCTCTACCGGGCTGTGCGCGCGCCCTATTGCGATGCCCTCCTCTCCCAACAGAAGGAGCGGCGCGGAGAATATTTCACTCCTCCCGAAGACCCGCTGGCGCAGTGCCCCGGCCTCGACGACCTCGTCCTCGTTCCGGCGAGCAATGGCGGCGAAGCGATCGACGAACTGTACCTGCTCGCCGCGCCCTATGTCGCAGGGGCCTACGCCGAGGGACCTTACAAGGTCCAAGTGCCGGTAACGGACGCGGTGATCGCGGCAGTGAAGGAGGAGTATCGCGGGGCCTTCGCCGCGCCGTGA
- a CDS encoding P-II family nitrogen regulator yields the protein MKKIEAIIKPFKLDEVKEALHEIGVSGITVTEVQGFGRQKGHTELYRGAEYVVDFLPKKKLEVVVPDDQAARVVEAIAAAAKTGRIGDGKIFVSTIDSALRIRTGETDDDAI from the coding sequence GTGAAAAAGATCGAGGCGATCATCAAACCCTTCAAGCTCGACGAGGTGAAGGAGGCCCTGCACGAAATCGGCGTGTCCGGCATAACCGTCACCGAAGTCCAGGGATTTGGCCGTCAGAAGGGCCATACAGAGCTTTATCGCGGCGCCGAATACGTCGTCGATTTCCTGCCCAAGAAGAAGCTCGAGGTCGTCGTCCCGGACGACCAGGCCGCGCGCGTGGTCGAAGCGATCGCGGCGGCGGCCAAGACGGGCCGCATCGGCGACGGCAAGATCTTCGTCAGCACGATCGATTCCGCACTCCGCATCCGCACCGGGGAGACCGACGACGATGCGATCTGA
- a CDS encoding 4a-hydroxytetrahydrobiopterin dehydratase, with the protein MAVSELDENDRKALLQDHPEWELINDGKAIRRTFQFDDFSQAWGFMSRVALIAEAQEHHPEWFNVYAKVEITLTTHDADGLSVRDATMARAIDRLV; encoded by the coding sequence ATGGCCGTATCCGAACTCGACGAGAACGATCGCAAGGCGCTTTTGCAGGACCATCCCGAATGGGAGCTGATCAATGACGGCAAGGCGATCCGGCGGACGTTCCAGTTCGACGATTTCTCGCAGGCCTGGGGCTTCATGAGCCGGGTCGCATTGATCGCCGAGGCGCAGGAACACCATCCCGAATGGTTCAACGTCTATGCCAAGGTGGAGATCACGCTGACCACTCACGATGCGGACGGGCTATCGGTGCGCGATGCGACCATGGCCCGCGCGATCGATCGGTTGGTGTGA
- the glnA gene encoding type I glutamate--ammonia ligase, producing MASVKDVLKQIKDEEIEWVDLRFTDPKGKWQHLTMAASAMDEDALEDGLMFDGSSIEGWKVINESDMILKPDMDAVYTDPFSATPMLAIFCDIVEPSDGQLYERDPRSTAKRAEAYLKSSGIGDTIFVGPEPEFFMFDDVRFEDGYAGSGYAIDDIELPTNTGKEYEAGNMGHRPRAKGGYFPVAPVDSASDIRGEMVSTMMEMGLNMDKHHHEVAAAQHELGITFSTLTKTADQVQVYKYVVQQVAHAYGKTATFMPKPIKADNGSGMHTHMSIWKDGTPTFAGNEYAGLSETCLHFIGGVIKHAKAVNAFTNATTNSYKRLVPGFEAPVLLAYSARNRSASCRIPYGAGEKAKRVEFRFPDAICNPYLAFSALLMAGLDGIENKIHPGEAMDKNLYDLPPAELAEVPTVCGSLREALEALEADHEFLLKGGVFSTDQIEAYAELKWEEQLRWETTPSPVEFDMYYSA from the coding sequence ATGGCAAGCGTGAAAGACGTCCTCAAACAGATCAAGGACGAGGAAATCGAATGGGTCGACCTGCGCTTCACCGATCCCAAGGGCAAATGGCAGCACCTCACAATGGCGGCGAGCGCGATGGACGAGGACGCGCTCGAGGACGGGCTGATGTTCGACGGCTCCTCGATCGAGGGCTGGAAGGTCATCAATGAAAGCGACATGATCCTCAAGCCCGACATGGACGCGGTCTACACCGACCCCTTCTCGGCCACCCCGATGCTGGCGATCTTCTGCGACATCGTCGAACCGTCCGACGGCCAGCTTTACGAACGCGATCCGCGATCGACCGCGAAGCGCGCCGAGGCCTATCTCAAGTCCTCCGGCATCGGCGACACCATCTTCGTCGGACCCGAACCCGAATTCTTCATGTTCGACGATGTGCGCTTCGAGGATGGCTATGCCGGGTCGGGGTACGCGATCGACGACATCGAGCTGCCGACCAATACCGGCAAGGAATACGAAGCCGGCAATATGGGCCACCGCCCACGCGCCAAGGGCGGCTATTTCCCGGTCGCTCCGGTGGACAGCGCGTCGGACATCCGCGGCGAGATGGTCTCGACGATGATGGAAATGGGCCTCAACATGGACAAGCACCATCACGAGGTCGCCGCCGCCCAGCATGAACTCGGCATCACCTTCTCGACCCTGACCAAGACCGCCGACCAGGTGCAGGTGTACAAGTATGTCGTGCAGCAGGTCGCCCACGCCTATGGCAAGACCGCGACCTTCATGCCCAAGCCGATCAAGGCCGACAACGGCAGCGGCATGCACACTCACATGTCGATCTGGAAGGACGGCACCCCGACTTTCGCGGGCAATGAATATGCCGGACTGTCGGAAACCTGCCTTCACTTCATCGGCGGCGTCATCAAGCATGCGAAGGCAGTGAACGCCTTCACCAACGCGACCACCAACAGCTACAAGCGGCTGGTGCCGGGCTTCGAGGCGCCGGTCCTGCTCGCCTATTCGGCGCGCAACCGTTCGGCTTCCTGCCGCATTCCCTACGGCGCGGGCGAAAAGGCCAAGCGGGTCGAATTCCGTTTCCCCGACGCGATCTGCAACCCCTACCTCGCCTTCTCGGCGCTGCTGATGGCAGGGCTCGACGGGATCGAGAACAAGATCCATCCCGGCGAGGCGATGGACAAGAACCTCTACGATCTGCCCCCGGCCGAACTGGCCGAGGTGCCCACCGTGTGCGGAAGCCTGCGCGAGGCGCTCGAAGCGCTCGAGGCTGACCACGAATTCCTGCTGAAGGGCGGCGTGTTCTCGACCGACCAGATCGAGGCCTATGCCGAGCTCAAGTGGGAAGAGCAGCTGCGCTGGGAGACCACCCCCAGCCCGGTCGAATTCGACATGTATTACAGCGCCTGA